Proteins encoded by one window of Flavobacteriales bacterium:
- a CDS encoding tetratricopeptide repeat protein, with amino-acid sequence MIKKTSKYLFFFGVLSIFFACGGMKGSVAEPSAKSESSTETDPLAERERMQFDRAFFAGQKEKALGNYDRALEYFFEALRIDGNNGTVMYELSLLYLEFQNVPQAQFFCEGAVEVEPNNRWYRMVLADIYGLQRNYEAQAGQYAELEKIEPSNPEHSFNLAITLLQQNDLKGALKVYEQMEKQYGVIEEIALQKELIYLKLGSIDKATAELEKLIATSPDNVQYYVLLAELFMANDMTDEARMEYDRALELFPNAAEVHLGLAGFYEENGQYDKALKSYVIAFQNPDLNIDAKMGVILKYYERSGSDPNLKEDAFMLVEAVINAHPNNPKGYAVQGDFYLREQDGEKARESFRKSIDAGATQYAIWQQVLLLDADMGDMKALLEESTAALELFPAQPLVYLLNGFALMADEQYESATEILESGREFAIGNKSLQAQFDSYLGDAYHHVGNDKKSDSYYEKALAFDSDNAVVLNNLAYYLSVRGEKLEKAEQYSKKSNELSPNNGTNQDTYAWVLYKLGRYDEALNWIQKAVSNGGGESVEVREHYGDILFKLGQTDAAVEQWEKARELGGASDLIEQKIREQKLYE; translated from the coding sequence TTGATAAAAAAGACCTCGAAATACCTTTTCTTTTTTGGCGTACTCTCCATTTTCTTCGCCTGCGGCGGGATGAAGGGCAGTGTCGCTGAGCCCAGCGCTAAGTCCGAAAGTTCGACTGAAACGGACCCTCTGGCCGAGCGCGAACGCATGCAATTTGACCGCGCGTTCTTCGCCGGACAAAAGGAGAAAGCCCTCGGAAATTACGATCGCGCACTCGAATACTTCTTCGAAGCCCTGCGCATCGACGGGAATAACGGAACGGTGATGTACGAACTCTCCCTGTTGTATTTGGAGTTCCAAAACGTTCCTCAGGCGCAGTTCTTCTGTGAAGGTGCCGTTGAGGTAGAGCCCAACAACCGATGGTACCGCATGGTACTGGCCGATATATACGGCCTACAGCGCAACTATGAGGCACAGGCCGGACAATATGCCGAGCTCGAAAAGATAGAGCCCTCGAACCCCGAGCATTCGTTCAATTTAGCCATCACCTTACTTCAGCAAAACGACCTCAAAGGTGCGCTGAAAGTATACGAGCAGATGGAAAAACAGTACGGGGTCATTGAGGAGATCGCGCTTCAGAAGGAGTTGATCTACCTGAAGCTGGGAAGTATCGACAAGGCCACTGCCGAGCTCGAAAAACTCATTGCCACTTCGCCTGACAATGTGCAATACTACGTGTTGCTCGCAGAGTTGTTCATGGCCAACGATATGACCGACGAGGCGAGGATGGAATACGATCGGGCTCTCGAGCTCTTTCCGAACGCCGCTGAAGTCCATCTCGGATTGGCCGGTTTTTACGAAGAAAACGGACAGTACGACAAAGCGCTAAAGTCCTATGTGATCGCCTTTCAAAATCCCGATCTAAACATCGATGCCAAGATGGGGGTGATACTGAAGTACTACGAACGCTCGGGTAGCGATCCAAACCTGAAAGAAGATGCTTTCATGCTGGTCGAAGCCGTGATCAACGCCCATCCGAATAACCCAAAAGGCTATGCCGTTCAGGGCGATTTTTACCTCCGTGAACAGGATGGTGAAAAAGCGCGCGAATCGTTCCGCAAATCGATCGATGCCGGGGCGACTCAATATGCCATTTGGCAACAGGTGTTGCTCTTGGATGCGGACATGGGCGATATGAAAGCCCTTTTGGAAGAAAGCACTGCTGCGTTGGAGTTGTTCCCGGCTCAGCCGCTTGTGTATTTGTTGAATGGCTTTGCTCTCATGGCCGATGAACAGTACGAGTCGGCAACCGAGATACTCGAAAGTGGTCGTGAATTTGCGATCGGTAATAAATCGCTTCAAGCGCAGTTCGACTCGTACCTCGGCGATGCATATCATCACGTGGGGAACGACAAAAAATCGGACAGCTATTACGAAAAGGCCTTGGCTTTCGACAGTGATAATGCCGTGGTACTGAATAACCTGGCCTACTACTTATCGGTCCGTGGGGAAAAACTCGAAAAGGCCGAACAGTACTCGAAAAAGAGTAACGAGTTATCTCCGAATAATGGAACCAATCAAGATACTTATGCTTGGGTGTTGTACAAGCTCGGTCGGTACGATGAAGCTCTGAACTGGATCCAAAAAGCCGTGAGTAACGGAGGTGGGGAGAGCGTTGAAGTTCGCGAGCACTACGGCGACATCCTCTTCAAGCTCGGTCAAACCGATGCTGCCGTAGAGCAGTGGGAGAAGGCCCGGGAATTAGGTGGAGCCAGCGATTTGATAGAGCAAAAGATTCGAGAACAAAAGCTGTATGAGTAA
- a CDS encoding DUF4292 domain-containing protein, with amino-acid sequence MSKSRIAVLIGVLVFVGSCQSRKFATPDTVYDEMKPVKVFKTLEDNSATWDTYSSRISTRYKDEYTSMTFTAKVRMKRDSIMWVSITAALGIEVVRAQITPDRVLVINRLDRSYLDSDFNSLSRKLGAPVNFNTLQNTFSGSSLFVWKRRDVYGQTDSAYYVLSNHPPAGRDDSSSISFFFETMRVSIAKLEIAEQNVWDPIGDRYLSVQNDGFEWVNDRSWPTRLNIEARDSVTATTVQMRANKIETDIVLSFPFEIPDDYAPITW; translated from the coding sequence ATGAGTAAGTCGCGGATCGCCGTCCTTATTGGAGTGCTTGTATTCGTGGGCTCTTGTCAATCGCGCAAGTTCGCTACTCCGGATACGGTATACGACGAAATGAAGCCCGTGAAGGTCTTCAAGACCTTGGAAGACAACAGCGCGACTTGGGATACGTACAGCTCGCGCATCTCAACGCGATACAAGGACGAATACACCAGCATGACCTTTACGGCCAAGGTGCGCATGAAGCGCGACAGTATCATGTGGGTATCGATCACGGCCGCACTGGGCATAGAGGTCGTACGGGCTCAAATTACGCCAGATCGGGTGTTGGTAATAAACCGCTTGGATCGATCTTATTTGGACAGTGATTTTAATTCGTTGAGTCGAAAGTTAGGTGCCCCCGTTAACTTCAACACACTGCAAAACACCTTTAGTGGAAGTTCGCTGTTCGTCTGGAAACGCAGGGATGTATACGGCCAAACGGACAGTGCGTATTACGTGCTCAGCAACCATCCGCCCGCAGGGCGCGATGATTCTTCGTCCATTTCCTTTTTTTTTGAAACCATGCGCGTGAGTATTGCGAAATTGGAGATCGCGGAGCAAAACGTTTGGGATCCGATAGGTGATCGATATTTAAGTGTTCAGAACGATGGGTTTGAATGGGTGAATGATCGTTCGTGGCCGACCAGGCTGAATATTGAGGCGCGCGATTCGGTTACTGCGACCACTGTGCAAATGAGGGCGAATAAGATAGAAACTGATATTGTTCTATCTTTCCCCTTTGAGATTCCAGACGACTATGCGCCCATTACTTGGTAG
- a CDS encoding peptidoglycan DD-metalloendopeptidase family protein, which yields MRPLLGRIFPIVLLLWATVAVGQNKEDLQRQKKSLQQEIDYTNKLINETQESKRVSINLLNTLEQKIRIREELLNTIDREIRLIDAEIDRQNGQIDSLENELNVLREQYAEMIRQAYRSRSSYTRLMFLLSAHDFNQAYKRLQFLKQYNEFRRKQAERLQQMELELEQRIAALEVEKKEKEALRADKQRERELLSGEKQQQRLTVDALANKERDLKKALRQKEKDAKRLEQAIQRIIEEEIRKAREAAKANNPEAEFEAFAMTPEAKALSTNFTTNRGKLPWPVERGLIVSPYGEQPHPVLSGVTIRNDGIDIATQKGATARACFEGQVSAVIRIPGAGRAVVIRHGKYLTVYGNLNDVYVAQGQNVATKELIGTVRTDAADAQTVLQFQLWKGSSKQDPEPWLFK from the coding sequence ATGCGCCCATTACTTGGTAGAATTTTCCCGATCGTTTTATTGCTATGGGCTACTGTAGCTGTTGGGCAAAATAAGGAGGATCTGCAGCGTCAGAAAAAGAGTCTGCAGCAGGAGATCGACTACACCAATAAGCTTATTAACGAAACGCAGGAGTCGAAGAGGGTTTCGATAAACCTGCTGAATACTCTCGAGCAGAAAATCCGTATTCGCGAGGAGTTGTTGAACACCATTGATCGCGAGATTCGCTTGATCGATGCGGAGATCGATCGGCAGAACGGGCAGATCGATTCGCTCGAAAATGAGTTGAATGTTTTACGTGAGCAATATGCTGAAATGATTCGGCAGGCCTATCGCAGCCGCAGTTCTTATACCCGATTGATGTTCTTATTGTCGGCACACGATTTTAATCAGGCTTACAAGCGTTTGCAGTTTTTAAAGCAATACAATGAATTTCGGCGAAAACAGGCAGAGCGATTGCAGCAAATGGAGTTGGAGTTGGAGCAACGAATTGCTGCCTTGGAGGTGGAGAAGAAAGAGAAGGAGGCCCTGCGGGCCGATAAGCAGCGCGAGCGGGAATTGTTGTCGGGTGAAAAGCAGCAACAGCGATTGACGGTAGATGCGTTGGCGAATAAGGAGCGCGATCTAAAGAAGGCGCTGCGTCAAAAAGAGAAGGATGCCAAGCGGCTCGAGCAGGCCATACAGCGGATCATTGAGGAAGAGATCAGGAAGGCGCGTGAAGCGGCCAAGGCGAATAATCCGGAGGCTGAATTCGAGGCTTTTGCTATGACTCCGGAGGCGAAGGCGCTTTCCACGAACTTTACCACGAATCGTGGAAAGCTACCGTGGCCGGTTGAGCGGGGACTCATTGTAAGTCCTTATGGTGAACAGCCCCACCCTGTTTTGAGCGGCGTTACGATTAGGAACGACGGAATCGATATTGCCACGCAGAAAGGCGCAACGGCGCGGGCTTGTTTCGAAGGACAAGTGAGTGCCGTGATCAGAATTCCAGGAGCGGGTAGGGCTGTGGTCATTCGACATGGAAAATACCTCACGGTTTATGGAAACTTGAACGACGTGTACGTAGCCCAAGGTCAAAACGTAGCGACCAAGGAACTTATTGGTACCGTACGTACCGATGCCGCGGATGCCCAAACCGTGCTTCAGTTTCAACTGTGGAAGGGCTCGTCCAAACAGGACCCCGAACCATGGTTATTCAAATAG
- the rpiB gene encoding ribose 5-phosphate isomerase B has protein sequence MKIGIAGDHAAYELKPKLIEHLQRLGHEVVNFGMDRPDSVDYPDYAHPLAEAVERYEVELGIAICGSGNGINMTVNKHADIRSALCWNEELADLARQHNKANVLALPARFITEEMAKRITERFLEAEFEGGRHERRVNKIPCA, from the coding sequence ATGAAAATTGGCATCGCCGGCGACCACGCGGCTTACGAATTGAAACCAAAATTGATCGAACACCTACAACGACTTGGACACGAGGTGGTGAATTTTGGAATGGACAGACCTGATTCTGTGGACTATCCGGACTATGCACATCCACTAGCGGAAGCCGTTGAAAGATATGAGGTTGAGCTGGGTATAGCTATTTGTGGCAGTGGTAACGGGATCAATATGACCGTGAACAAGCATGCCGATATTCGCAGTGCTTTGTGCTGGAACGAAGAGCTGGCCGATCTGGCGCGCCAACACAATAAAGCCAATGTACTCGCACTTCCAGCGAGGTTTATAACCGAAGAAATGGCCAAGCGAATAACAGAGCGTTTCCTGGAGGCCGAATTCGAAGGTGGCCGACACGAAAGAAGGGTGAATAAGATCCCCTGCGCGTAA
- a CDS encoding T9SS type A sorting domain-containing protein, with amino-acid sequence MKKGLLLFALLFSALANAGQGGPDAYGYTWIDSQEPGGPTYGWVDIANPSDGIQVLGLGDDNVVGPFTIANNQNFHFYWYDVSHFWIGSNGYISFNQVNIASPFPNIPTSGGPNDFIAGMMSDLKFDGAANPAECWIGRNTDSTVISFINVPFWDLTIAGYSGSNTFQIILDDSDSSIYINVQQQMGTGFQVQGVIGIENTTGGVGLEHSFNQFPPALYSIKFEYPDVVTYQATDGRVNWNDNENNKGVFIGANGPAIDLVTNVGNSGNQALSPFTATGKIVNNLGSTLLTTAVSVPALSAGQDTTLTYPATWSPGNAGTYIHQTSISGIAGDLVAANNSIDREIVVVDTTQTSITLDYTEGVSNGSLAWNGGNGGVAMYFVPPTHPAKITHMGFYHVSNTGASSFAAILYRDDGPGGSHGTLLDSVYVPAANILLNQYTSVPLTNPVTIADSGVYVLWRMEGANLNIGSSSTGPTSRHGYEVLDGVWAAYRAFDTEDFLINLTYEPEYIEDIGASSILSPTGNVATPELVRVYLRNFGQTPVNQFDVSYQLANGTAITQAYNGSGIPPNDSILFTFQTLMSLAPGSGDLCIWTSSTAIADANSGNDTTCTPIITPPSSLEENEAPFTLYPNPARDYLMIDAVEAIEPLGLEIYNSQGQIVGRYAVPQGQTTRISINRLAAGCYTYVLSDQHQRSVGVLLVQ; translated from the coding sequence ATGAAAAAAGGACTACTACTCTTTGCACTTTTATTCTCTGCATTGGCCAATGCAGGTCAGGGGGGCCCCGATGCTTATGGCTATACATGGATCGATAGCCAGGAACCGGGAGGACCTACTTACGGGTGGGTGGATATCGCAAATCCTTCTGATGGAATTCAAGTATTGGGACTAGGTGATGATAACGTCGTTGGCCCATTTACGATAGCGAACAACCAGAATTTCCATTTCTACTGGTACGACGTGAGTCATTTCTGGATCGGTTCCAATGGATATATTTCCTTCAACCAAGTCAACATTGCCTCTCCTTTTCCCAATATCCCTACAAGTGGTGGGCCTAATGATTTCATTGCCGGAATGATGTCCGACCTTAAATTCGACGGTGCGGCTAATCCGGCCGAATGTTGGATCGGCCGCAACACGGATTCCACGGTAATCTCGTTTATCAACGTTCCCTTTTGGGACTTGACTATTGCCGGCTATTCCGGATCCAATACCTTTCAGATCATTCTCGACGATTCGGACAGCTCCATTTACATCAACGTTCAGCAACAAATGGGAACAGGCTTCCAGGTTCAGGGTGTCATAGGAATAGAAAACACTACGGGTGGCGTAGGACTCGAGCATTCCTTCAATCAGTTTCCGCCCGCTCTGTACAGCATCAAGTTCGAGTATCCGGATGTGGTTACGTATCAAGCCACAGACGGTCGCGTGAATTGGAACGATAACGAAAATAACAAAGGGGTATTCATCGGGGCCAATGGTCCGGCCATTGACTTGGTGACCAATGTTGGAAATTCAGGAAACCAAGCCTTGAGCCCATTCACTGCCACGGGAAAGATCGTCAATAACCTAGGAAGCACTTTGCTCACTACGGCTGTTTCAGTACCGGCCTTGAGTGCCGGTCAGGATACTACTTTGACCTATCCAGCCACTTGGTCGCCGGGCAACGCAGGTACGTACATTCACCAAACTTCCATCTCCGGGATCGCCGGTGATTTAGTCGCGGCGAATAATTCGATCGATCGCGAGATCGTGGTCGTCGATACCACCCAAACGAGTATTACTCTCGATTACACCGAAGGGGTCAGTAACGGCTCCCTCGCGTGGAATGGTGGAAACGGCGGTGTGGCCATGTATTTTGTTCCACCCACGCATCCGGCCAAGATCACCCACATGGGTTTCTATCACGTATCCAACACGGGTGCATCCAGCTTTGCTGCGATTCTCTATCGCGACGATGGTCCGGGAGGATCTCACGGAACTCTTCTCGATTCGGTGTATGTACCTGCCGCCAATATTCTGCTGAATCAATACACCAGTGTTCCGTTGACGAACCCCGTTACTATTGCTGATAGTGGAGTATATGTACTGTGGCGAATGGAAGGTGCTAATTTGAATATCGGCTCGTCGAGTACGGGTCCGACCTCACGTCATGGATACGAGGTGCTCGATGGAGTTTGGGCAGCTTACAGGGCGTTCGACACAGAGGACTTCCTAATCAACTTGACCTATGAACCCGAGTATATCGAGGATATTGGCGCATCCAGCATTTTGAGTCCGACCGGAAACGTGGCCACGCCCGAATTGGTTCGGGTGTACCTCCGCAATTTCGGTCAGACCCCCGTGAATCAATTCGACGTGAGTTACCAACTTGCGAACGGAACCGCGATCACCCAAGCCTATAACGGATCGGGAATCCCACCCAACGACTCCATACTGTTCACCTTTCAAACCTTGATGTCGCTGGCACCGGGATCGGGAGATCTGTGTATCTGGACCAGCAGCACGGCCATAGCCGATGCTAATTCAGGTAACGACACCACGTGTACTCCCATCATTACGCCACCCTCATCGCTTGAAGAAAATGAAGCACCATTTACGCTGTATCCAAACCCAGCCCGGGATTACCTGATGATCGACGCGGTCGAAGCCATTGAGCCGCTAGGCTTGGAAATTTATAATAGCCAGGGCCAAATTGTTGGACGCTATGCGGTGCCGCAAGGGCAAACGACGCGGATTTCGATTAACCGCCTCGCGGCGGGATGCTATACTTACGTGCTGTCGGATCAACATCAGCGGTCGGTGGGTGTGCTGCTCGTTCAATAG
- a CDS encoding DUF4421 family protein, with protein MRNRLLILLVCLGLALQAQEKDSTYYKSFPKKLSAGSFIAVRNYALLLTPKVSGSIVDSLRSNYQPNATRVVGISLNLDRVGANLSVSIPDNFKSQELYGTTRRIEANLGLYQKRGIIMGQFIGTKGFADKNSVNYLDRVLDENQYYVREDFSVWNVRVGYLHIWNWKKFSARSAFTFSERQLKSAGSITSSAQFRHFRVGGDSSIVPYPTRPFYGSLKNLREVRFNEVSLGMGYAYTYVPAEYWFVHGTLVMKGTLQHQRYRETGEDPESRFIINPGIDFRLSTGYSQDYFWIAFLVSGYGDLYNLPGINMGWGYFNAGVHFGIRIPTPRTVNKVYRSSIPEQ; from the coding sequence ATGCGCAACCGTTTGTTGATCTTGTTGGTTTGCCTTGGACTTGCGCTGCAAGCTCAGGAAAAGGACAGTACTTATTACAAGAGCTTTCCTAAAAAACTGAGCGCCGGTAGCTTCATTGCCGTGCGTAATTACGCGCTATTGCTCACGCCAAAGGTCAGCGGGTCGATCGTTGATTCACTCCGTTCGAACTACCAACCCAACGCCACCAGAGTTGTGGGGATCAGCCTGAACCTGGACCGTGTCGGCGCCAACTTAAGTGTGAGTATCCCCGATAATTTCAAGAGTCAGGAACTGTACGGAACCACGCGACGCATCGAAGCGAATCTCGGGCTATATCAAAAACGAGGCATCATCATGGGACAGTTTATCGGAACTAAGGGTTTTGCCGATAAAAACTCAGTCAATTACCTCGATAGGGTGCTCGATGAAAACCAATATTATGTGCGGGAAGATTTCAGCGTCTGGAACGTCCGGGTCGGATATCTACACATATGGAATTGGAAAAAATTCTCGGCTCGGTCGGCATTTACGTTTTCTGAACGGCAATTAAAATCGGCGGGGTCAATAACGAGTTCTGCACAGTTCAGGCACTTTCGCGTAGGAGGAGACAGCAGCATTGTGCCCTATCCGACCCGACCCTTCTACGGTTCGTTGAAAAACCTCCGGGAGGTGCGGTTCAACGAGGTTTCGCTAGGAATGGGATATGCCTATACCTATGTTCCGGCCGAGTATTGGTTCGTTCACGGAACTTTGGTGATGAAAGGAACGCTACAGCATCAACGGTACAGAGAAACAGGCGAAGACCCTGAATCGAGGTTTATCATAAATCCAGGCATCGACTTTCGCCTTTCCACCGGATATTCACAAGACTACTTTTGGATCGCCTTTCTGGTATCGGGTTACGGAGACCTTTATAACCTACCCGGAATCAACATGGGCTGGGGCTACTTCAACGCCGGCGTCCATTTCGGAATTCGCATACCAACACCTCGAACGGTGAACAAGGTATACCGAAGCTCTATTCCTGAACAATGA
- a CDS encoding DUF4249 domain-containing protein, producing MKKWILLLLPIALLSCEDVVELELPEGEPLLVIDGQITNQPGKTRVLLTESVPYFDEVGNPPVEGAIIELFEDGASVGTFTELDSGLYVSAYTGITGKSYHIEIELSDGSTYASEQELLTRVPPIDSVYYRYETDLQFLEDGYYVYFATQELPGKPEFYRWKYYFNGIYQNTRFDINIANDDFVDGNYVVDFAVNFEPFFVGDSVEIEQYSTTRDYYDYWILIGTQVSQVGSPFDPPPAPVVGNMICTDDANETVLGYFSAHGLARGSVIVQE from the coding sequence ATGAAAAAGTGGATCCTACTTTTATTGCCAATCGCACTCTTGAGTTGTGAAGATGTAGTGGAACTCGAGCTACCGGAGGGTGAGCCACTGCTGGTGATCGACGGACAAATCACCAATCAACCGGGCAAAACACGTGTGCTCCTGACCGAATCGGTCCCCTATTTCGATGAAGTTGGGAATCCGCCCGTTGAGGGCGCCATCATAGAACTCTTTGAGGACGGCGCGTCGGTCGGAACCTTTACGGAGCTCGATTCGGGGTTGTACGTTTCGGCCTATACCGGCATTACGGGCAAGAGTTATCACATTGAGATCGAGTTGTCCGATGGAAGTACCTATGCCAGTGAGCAGGAGCTACTGACTCGTGTTCCGCCGATCGATTCGGTGTACTATCGATACGAGACCGATCTTCAGTTTTTGGAAGATGGTTACTACGTTTATTTCGCAACTCAGGAGCTTCCTGGTAAGCCCGAATTCTATCGCTGGAAGTATTATTTCAACGGAATTTATCAGAATACGCGGTTCGATATCAACATCGCCAACGACGATTTCGTCGACGGAAACTACGTGGTTGATTTCGCAGTGAATTTTGAACCCTTTTTCGTCGGCGATTCGGTAGAGATAGAGCAATACAGCACTACGCGCGATTACTACGATTATTGGATCTTGATCGGAACGCAGGTATCACAGGTCGGTAGTCCATTCGACCCACCGCCCGCTCCGGTGGTCGGAAACATGATTTGTACCGACGACGCCAATGAGACTGTGCTCGGCTATTTTTCGGCCCACGGTTTAGCGCGTGGATCGGTCATTGTTCAGGAATAG